The nucleotide sequence ACTGAATTGGGACAATGAAAATTATACTCACTTAGAAATAAAGGTTGGGGATCGGAACTTAGAGAAGACTTTCGCTACTAGTGATGAATTTCGCAGTAAGTATAGGGTAGAGCAAGATAAATGGGAAAATTTTATTCTTTTATTATCATCACAAAATGATGATTGGGATAACGTAAGTCGTAAAACTAAATCATTAACTATTGTTACTCCTATTACTTGGGACGATGTTGCAATAGCATTACGTAAGTCATTTTTTTATAGTGAGAACATTGCATGGAAAAGTTGGGCTTACGCGTTTATTGGGGCAATAGAACAATTAATCATTGGTTTTGATATTCAGCAGTTAGCTCAAAAGCGAAGGGATAACCTTGCGACAAAACTTAATATATTAGAACGAGGGTTTAAAGATGAGTAATGCAATAGATACATTTATTTATGAAGGTATCACACGATATAAGAAAGCTAATGAGGTGTATCATACGTTTCGCCGCGAACTACAAAATAAACTCCAATTAATTATTAAAACACGTGATGATTGGGGCGACATCGTTCCCGACCTCGATAGTATTAAAAGCACTACATATTGGCCGGAGTATCCGTTGATTAATGCACGAGTTCAATGTGAATGGCATGGTGAGCAAATTATAATCATGATTGCACTTAACTGGTATGATTCTGGAGACGATCTTCCTTTATTAGCTTTATGGATTGAGAAAGGAAGAAAATACTGGCCAAGCCAAGAATCATTTGCTTGGAGTGAGGACTTCACTTTCGAAAAAAGCCAATTGCGCTATAAACCCAATCCTGATTCATATGTTTTGGAAGATGAGTTTGATAAAATTTTCAATGAGTTTTTAAATTTCACCTCAAAATATTAAACAAAAAATCATATATGAGAGTCTATCTATAAAAACACCACTAAATTGACAATAGGTCATTGTTTGTTAGCTTAAGAACTAAATTTAAGAATAAATAATCGTGCAATAGAATCAGGCTAAATTATATTACTTCAGCTATGATTGAATGATTCTAGGTTTAATTAATATTTAACTAACAATTAACAACGGTAAGCAAGTTGTATTGTTATTATCTAAGGGCATTCAATTTTAAACTTAAGATCTAAAATGAAAATTTACCCGTTAAAATTTATCAAACAACATTTGTTTATCACTCTTGATGGCAAGGACTGGTTAATTGATACTGGCTCTCCTGTTACCTTTGGTGACATTGATTCTATTGAGTTGATGGGACAAAGCTTTCAAGTAGGCAATGGCGCAAAGGGGTTAAACGCAAGTGCTATTTCAGGTTATGTTGGTATGGAAGTCGCAGGGCTTATTGGTGCAAATATTTTAAATCAATTTGATTTGGTCTTTGATATTGCCCACGGTGAATTAACGTTTGTTGACGTTGATTTAGAATTGCCAGGTATTGTATTAGAGCTTGATGAGTGTATGGGCATACCGATTGTTGAGTCAGTTATTGCTGGTAATACATTTAGAATGTTTTTTGATACTGGTGCGCAAATTTCTTATTTACAAGATGACTGTCTATCTAGCTTTGAGCATGCCGGTAAGTGTGTTGACTTTTACCATGGTTATGGTGATTTTGAAACGGATACCTACCTTATTGATTGTAAACTAGATGGTAGTAGCTTTAATTTGCGCTGTGGCTCATTGCCGGAAACGTTAGGTGCAAGCCTTATGATGGCAAACACTACTGGCATTATCGGCAATGAGATTATGATCGATAAAGTCGTGGGCTATTTTCCTAAATCAGGAAAAATGGTCATTTCGGCGTAATCAATTCTGCAAAAAAATTTAAGTTCGAAACCTAAATTTTTCAGTACTGTTCGGCTTATTAAACGGTCAAAATACAAAAGCCAGAATATTACATTCTGGCTTTTGTTTTTAAGAGCTTTATGCTTTTGTCATTTGCACTGAGAAACGTTTATGAGCTAGCTTCTATGACTTATCTTCCAACTGTTCTTTGCTTGTTTCTGGCAACGTAATGCTGGCTTTAAGTCTTCTTCTTAATCGAATAAGTTTAAATGCGAAGTAGCTAAACAATATAAAGTTTAATGTTAAACCAACATAGCCTAACCAAGATAAACCATTTACTGGTGTGTTTGTTTTTTCAATCGATAATACGTTAGGGAATATTGATAAAATATTTGAGCGGAAACCGTAATACTTTACAACAGATGTTGTGCCTTGAACGTTTTGAGCTTCTGCCTGTGTGTCGGCACTATCAAATTTAAAGTAAACCCAGTTATCTTCATTGCGTAGTACAAACGATTTATTCACTTCTGTAGTGTAGATGTAATACGTATCAACGTAGGCTTGTGCATTGGTTTCATCAACTTGTGAACGCTTAGCTTCAGTACCTGTTATTTCTACCGTTTTATAAGAAGGAGCGTAGATAAAAATTACGCTGCTAGTCACAACAAATAAAGTAAACACGAAGGAATACAAAAATTTAAACTTATTGGTAAAAAAAGCAGTTATGCTGTTTTTAATGTTAAATCGAGATTTTGAAGCTTGCATTTATCTTTACCTTTTCCTTTGTTTTATCACTCTATATTGTTCTAGAAATTTCGGTCTATAAATTAGAGTTTGTAATAACAGTTTAATATTATTTAAATAACTTGTTAGAAATTATAAGGTTTTTGAAGAATAAAAAGTGTTTTAAATTGTACGATCTAAATAAGTAATTCTGCTTTAGGTTTATCGATACGACTCATATTCATTAGTAAAATAAGAATTATGAACCGCTAACTTGTGTGTATCGATTAGATACACTAAACTTTGTGTATCTAATCGATATACGAGGTGGTTATGGCTAAGACAGCCCCAATAAATATGCGTGTTGAGCCGGCGCAGCAAGATTTATTAACGAAAGCTGCTGCGGCTTTAAATATGGATCGCAGCACGTTTATACTTAATGTTGCATGCAAAGAAGCAGAGAATGTATTGCTCGATCAGCGGATTTTTAATTTAGATGAAGAGCAATTTGCTCAATTTGAGCAAGCGATAAATGAACCCGTTGCACATTATAAGTTAAGCAAGTTAATGTCAGAAAAATCCCCATGGGAAGCAAAATAGACATGCAACTTTGTGTTCCTGTTGCATTAAATCATAAGCACAACTGCTGCAATTTTGATTGCGAAAACGATACGTTAAATCAGTGGCTTTACAAACGGGCTCTTAAAAACCAACAAAGTGGCGCTTCAAAAACCTTCGTAACTTGTTTAGGCGATAACGTTGCAGGTTTCTATTCTTTATCAACTGGCAGTATTGAACATAAATACGTATCAGCAGCACTTAAACGTAATATGCCAGCCCCAATCCCAATTATCATTTTATCTAGGCTTGCGGTAGATCATTCTTTTAAGGGAAAAGGACTTGGTAAGCACCTGTTAAAAGATGCGTTACTTAGAATATTGCAGGTGTCACAAAACATCGGGGTAAGAGCTGTTGTGGTACACGCTATCAATCAAGACGTAATCGAGTTTTATAAACAGTTTGGATTTCAACAATCACCGTTAACATCACACACGTTATACCTATCCGTTAGATCGATTAAATTAGCTCTATCAAATTAGCATTTGAGACAGTATTTAGAATAGTTGTTCTCGCTGAAGAACTTTTTTTATTTTCGAAAGTGAGTCATTTTTACATTGTCGATGACGCAATTTGAATATTTACATACTACTCTTTCAAACTAATTATTTTTCGCTTAGTATTACTTTGAATAATTAATAATGTTAAGGAAAATCATGAATTTATATGTTGTACATTCACCATCTATATGTAGTTTTTTAGTCTATGCTTCAAGTAAAACCGACGCGGTATTGTTAGAAGAACTGAGAAAAATTGAAATTAAGGAAGGCCAAGAAGAGAGTGGTTCGCTTATCAGTTCTGCTGATGTAATAGTTGAGTGCTATGCTAATGGTTTCAAAGCATCCGAAAAAGACACTTGGAGATTTAAGGCTGTAGAATCTTTTGAGAAAAAAGGCTATAAGTATTTAGGTAGTAATAGAGGTATCAAACCTGCTGACAATGCCAATCCAACGCAAGTTGCAGTCCAAGATGGGTCTGTCCATGGGATAGGAGATTCAACATCGTTCTTTTTAGCACTGTGGACTATATTTTTCTGGTTACTTATAGTTGTTTCTTTGGGAGTTATGTTTTTAGTCAGTTTTATAACCGGTTTAACTTTAGCCATTTCCATTGTTTTAGGCGGCGGTCTTGTGTTTTTATTTGCAGATATTCTCAAAAATGTGGTTGAGATTAATCAAAAGTTAGCACACAAAGAATAGGGCTCTTTGAGTATTATATTTTAATAAATAGCTATAGGGTGTAGTGGTCATTGATGTTTAAAATGATTTTCTTTTGCTATGCCTGATAGATGTTGCTATAGGGCTGTGATGGATTGCTATTCTTAATCGAATTTTAAAAAATTGTAGCCTTTGTTCTATGAAATGTTTTCCCTTCTTTGTTTTTACATATTCAAACAGTTTTTATATTAATAACTTGTTAAGATAATTGTATCCGGAGTCTAGTGCCGACAGAGTTTAATATCTATTGGCAAAAACATTTAGTGGTTCAACGTGCAAAAATACTTTGTAGTCTGCCTTGTGGCGGTGAGTATACTGTTCAGTGGTGATGTGTTTGCCGCTGAGATTAAAAAATCTAAGTCAGCTATCTGTCATTCTGTTGATAGTCCTTATTATGCACGCGTTAAAAACTTCGATTCGTTCTCTTCTCTTTCTGCTTGTTTAAACTCTGGTGGTCGTATGCCAAAGGGGATGCAATCGCCTAGTCAGTCTTATGATCAATCAGTTACTCAATCAAATGCTAACGTATCTTCAAATAACTTAACCTATTACAAACGCAGTCAATTTGGCAGTGGTTGGGCTGATTTAGATAAAGATTGCCAAAACTCCCGTATGGAAGCGTTGGTGAGTCAATCGGTTGGTCCTGTGCATTTTAAAGACGCTAAACAGTGTAAGGTGCGCGCTGGTAAGTGGATCTCACCATTTACTGGTAATGTTATCTATGATGCGAGTGTGATTGATATAGACCACGTGGTGCCGCTTAAGTGGGCATGGGATCATGGTGCAAGTGATTGGAGTTATTCGCAGCGTGTCGCATTTGCTAATGACCCGGCTAACTTGTTAAGTGTTGAACGTGGTTTAAATCGTCAAAAGGGCGCGAAGGGTGTTGATGAGTGGTTACCGCCGGCAAATCAATGTCAGTACATCTCACGTTTTATGCGAGTAATGAAAACCTATAAGCTCAAACCAAGCGAGCAGGTAATGTCTTCCTATGAAAATGCGCGTGCTAGGTATTGTGCTTAAATAAGCCTAAGTGTTGGCTCTGTCTTTGGCGTCGTCTTTGATTCTGGGCTTTTGTTTTACCAGTCTTTAAGTGGCAGGTCGAAATGTTTGGTTGGTGGCCATTGCAGATTTGCCTCTTGTAATCTCTTCTTAAGTATTGGCGTAAACTCTAAATCAAACGGTGCGCCACAACGGCAATTTTCAACCACTTGAAGCAAATTGTATGTGCTAAATGGTAGTTCTTCTAGTTGCGCAGCAAGCTGGTTAGCGCTGTCCCTGTCACCTAACATTGCTGAGCTAAGTAATTTTCTTCTCAGCGGCTCTTCAGTTGTGTTACTAAAATCGGCTATTTTGTCCATGGATCTAATAACTTCGTCTTTGTCACCCTGTGCGGCGCTATACCTTAATATAGCAAAATTGCGGAATTTGGGGTCGTTGATTTTTTCAATACTAGATTTGGCGGCGGCAAAGTTTTTTTGCAATAAATACACATCAGATTTAACAAAAAGCAATTCAGGTGTCAAATGAGTCAATTCTCTCTTTTCAATTAATCTAAGTGCTTCATCATAACGCTTGGTGTCGACTAACGCGGCAATCATATTAATTTTAAAGCCATCGTTTAATGGATCGCAACGTAAACTCATTTTGTTTATTTTGTATAAAAGTTCTTCATAGCCAAAAGACCTTACCATTTCAAGCCAACTTAATCTCGGGCATTGAGTGACTTCTGCTATGTTAGCGATATGTTGCTTAAGTTCGCTCCAGTTGTTTGATAACAGTATTTTGGATATTTGTAAGTATCCTTGTAATTCTATGTTAGTCTCCCTATCTACTGCCATTTGGAACAACGCTATTGCTGTGCTTAGTGCTTGCTCTCTTTCTTGACTGCTTTTTTCGGGGTCATCACCTAAGGCGGTGTGAGTATAATAGTCGGATTTATAACTATAGGCTTCGGAAAAATCAGGTGCATGTTTGATGGCTTCGTTGAAGTAGTCGTTCGCAGTTAAAAGGTCCTGTAGCATTGTGCTGCTTCCATGCGCCTTGTTATATTGTTTAATGCCTTTTTGGTAGGCGATAAAGGCTTCAACATCGCCTAAACCAGCGTTTTGCATTGCCATACGTGATTTTTCATCGAGTATGATATCTAAGGCTTTGGTAACATTGGTCGCGATTTCATCTTGCACCGCAAAGGTGTCTTTAGTGTTTTTATCGTAGGTGTCTGACCATAGGTGAAAGCCATCGGTAACGCGGATAAGTTGTGCGGTAATGCGGGCAATATCATTTGATTTTCTGACGCTGCCTTCGAGTATGTAACTTACCCCTAGCTTGTTACCAATATCGCGTAAATCTTCATTAGTGCCTTTATAGAAAAAGGATGAAGTACGGGCGGTGACTTGCAGTTTTGGTACGCGGGCAAGTTTATTCAGTATTTCTTCGGTTAAACCATCGGAGAAAAATTCATTTTCTTGATCGCTACTCATATTCACAAACGGCAGTACGGCGATGCTTAGCGCAGGTTTTTGATTTGTTTGGCTATTGGTTTGTGCATTAGTTTGTACATTAGGTTGTGCATTAGATTGAGAATTGACCTGAGTGTTTGTGATTTGTGAATTGGGGTCTATTGAGTTGTTTTGGTGTTGCTCTTGTATTTGCGCTTGTACTGGCTCATCCGCAATGGTCTTGTCGTAAATAACAAAACCAACAACCGCGACTAATAACACCGCTAACGTCATCGACAGTTTTTTTCCGGTGTGATGAGAAATTGACTCGTCTTTATCAACTTCTTTGGTGGGTTTAATGCCTTCGGGAGTAAGCTCAAATGCCCAGGCGAAGATACAAACAACCGGGAATCCAATCATTAAAATCACAGTGATGGCTGTGCCAAACACGGTGGGTAAATGTAAGTAAGGGGAGATAACAGACACAATCTGTATGATGATCCAGGCGGTGATCAAATAGACGCTGGCAACTTTGAAAACGTTACGACGTCTTAGTTCACCTACGATGCTCTTCATAAATTGCAAATCCTTGTCATTGTTATTATTAGCTTTTTGCTCTGTTTGTTGCTTCTCTCAATTGTATTTTTTAACGATCTTAACTTATCCAGTGTATGTCTAGAATGGTTAAAATTCAATCAGTTGCAAGTTTTTAATTGAGATTGTTAAGGGAGAATAAAAAACGAATAATTTATACTTGTCGGTCAAGGTAAATTAACAAGAAGAACTAATGAGTAATTGATAAAAATTTGCGGTTAAAAAATGAAGGCGACACGAAAACAAAATTTAGTCTTGCCGGTTATTGTTTTCTCAAAACGCAATCATAAACGTTAACAGTTTTTCTGATCTTATTCTTGAGGTTTTCTGCTGTTCTTTTGTTTTGCAAAAATGGGCTGGTTACCACATGCCAAGAGCCTTGCGGTGTTACTCTTACCTTAGTGATTTTGTTGAGTTTGGCGGCAAGTTTATTGGCATCATCTTTGTTTTTAAACGCGCCACAACGAAGTTGGTGCGGAGTTGCAGCAGGAATATCATAATTGCTTTCCTCACCAGTAATTTTTTCAATCGCTAAAATTTTTGGATAATCGAATTGCTCTTTTGGTGCTGGTGCAACTTCAACTTTCGGGACGCTTGCTGTTACAGATGATTGCGTCTTCGCCACGTTTTGATGAGGATTCGCATGCTCAGCAGTTTGCTCTTTCGCTGAAGGACTCGCTATTAGTACGTAAGCTGCATAGGACGATAGAGATACAAAAGCCGTGCTGACAATAAGTTTTGCTATCGCGCGAGTTTTTCTTTGTTTAGCTTTTGTCGACTTTTGTTTTACTGTTTTATTTATGTAATCCATAGCGAGTATTTGTGCTTATTATTGTTAGCAAACTAATTGCTACATTGTTTGAGTATATTGAGTTTGACCTAATTAGGGAATCAAATTTTCCATTTTAAAACGCAGCTTGTTTTATGGCGCGATATTTGACAGTATTTTCAACAGCCAAGGAAATTAATAAGGAAGAGGTCTAGCATAAGCTATGCGACATAAAGGAAAGTTAACCCAATGGAATGATGACAAAGGTTTTGGCTTCATCACCCCGATGATAAAAGGACCGCAAGTTTTTGTGCACATAAAAGATTTCGAACATCGTGGTACAAGACCGGTTGTCGGACAAGTCATTACTTATCAATTATCAAAAGATAAACAAAATAGACCTTGCGCTATTAAGGCAACGCTTTCAGGACAAAAATTGAAGACCAAATCAGCGCAAAAACAAAATACAGTAGCACTATTGTTTGCCAGCTCATTCATGGTAGCCATTATTGGCTTAGTAGCGGTGCAATGGCTTCCATGGCGCATTGGCGCAGCTTATGCGGTGTTGAGCGTGATCACATTTTGGTTGTATGCCTTTGATAAACACAAAGCGCAAAAGGGATACTGGCGAACCAGCGAGCGAAGCTTGCATCTATTTGCATTAGTCGGCGGCTGGCCGGGTGCTGTTTTCGCTCAACAAAAATTGCGTCACAAATCCAAAAAACTGTCTTTTAGAGTCGAATTAATTCTTATGGTTTTGCTCAATATCGCTGGGCTTTATTGGTTATATGATAACCACTGGCAAGTGCTTGGGTTTCAGTTTTAATAAACCTTTCGATTCAAATACGGTAAATTGACTGATATTAAGTGCTATACGTTAATGGCGTATAGTTATTGCTTTAACGTTAATCGTTGAAGCTAATTGATTGCTCATATTACAGAGATTTGAGCAACTATATCAAAAGCAACTTAAGCAACTTAAGCAACTTAAGCAGCTAGTGGAGGTATGGGGAAATGAGTAAACGTGATTTATTTTGTTAATTCGTTTCGAATACTCTATAACTAGTTTATTGACTTCAAATAGTGATCGTCCATTTTGGTCGAATAAACACTTACCACTAACCTTTAAATAAGCAGTTGAATAGTTAAATGACACGTCGCCGTAAATTGTTTTTAAGCTTGATCCTTATAATCGCCTTTATTCTAGTTACCTTGCCAGAAGCCGGTCGGTTTTATGTGATCAGTAAAATCACCGAGCAGGGCTTTGATAACGTCACTATAGAAGATGTTGATCTGAACCTGTTTACTGGTACGTTGCAAATTGAGAATGTGCGTATTGGCGTTGCTGGCGAAGATAAACTGGTGATTGGCTTAATGCGTGCTGACTATCGCTGGCAAGGATTGTTTAGTGGCGGCATTGAAACAGAATTAATCGAAATCAAAGACACTAAACTGGCAGTCATCGAAAATGATGACGGTGGTTTTGAGGTAGTTATTCCTATTCTTGCTGAAGCGCAGCAAGAGCAGATTGATTCTGTTGAAGCTGAGCTAGAACCTGAGTTAGAGCCTGAGTTAGAACCTGAACAAGGTTTAAAAATACCTAATCTTGATGTTGATTTAGTGCGCTTAGAAAATATCGAAGTTGATATTAATGTTCGTCAGTTTTCTGGTCGTTATGTGATTGAGCAATTTTCTTTAACCCGTGTCTCTACTTGGCATGATTATCCGGCCGAGTTAACTTTAGTGTCGAAATTAAATGATACCAGTATCAATGCCCAACTTACTGCTAACCCGTTAGCAGTAACGCCATCAGTTCAAGGCGATGTAACGCT is from Thalassotalea crassostreae and encodes:
- a CDS encoding DUF1523 family protein, producing MQASKSRFNIKNSITAFFTNKFKFLYSFVFTLFVVTSSVIFIYAPSYKTVEITGTEAKRSQVDETNAQAYVDTYYIYTTEVNKSFVLRNEDNWVYFKFDSADTQAEAQNVQGTTSVVKYYGFRSNILSIFPNVLSIEKTNTPVNGLSWLGYVGLTLNFILFSYFAFKLIRLRRRLKASITLPETSKEQLEDKS
- a CDS encoding DUF1778 domain-containing protein is translated as MAKTAPINMRVEPAQQDLLTKAAAALNMDRSTFILNVACKEAENVLLDQRIFNLDEEQFAQFEQAINEPVAHYKLSKLMSEKSPWEAK
- a CDS encoding GNAT family N-acetyltransferase, whose protein sequence is MGSKIDMQLCVPVALNHKHNCCNFDCENDTLNQWLYKRALKNQQSGASKTFVTCLGDNVAGFYSLSTGSIEHKYVSAALKRNMPAPIPIIILSRLAVDHSFKGKGLGKHLLKDALLRILQVSQNIGVRAVVVHAINQDVIEFYKQFGFQQSPLTSHTLYLSVRSIKLALSN
- a CDS encoding HNH endonuclease family protein; protein product: MQKYFVVCLVAVSILFSGDVFAAEIKKSKSAICHSVDSPYYARVKNFDSFSSLSACLNSGGRMPKGMQSPSQSYDQSVTQSNANVSSNNLTYYKRSQFGSGWADLDKDCQNSRMEALVSQSVGPVHFKDAKQCKVRAGKWISPFTGNVIYDASVIDIDHVVPLKWAWDHGASDWSYSQRVAFANDPANLLSVERGLNRQKGAKGVDEWLPPANQCQYISRFMRVMKTYKLKPSEQVMSSYENARARYCA
- a CDS encoding SPOR domain-containing protein, which produces MDYINKTVKQKSTKAKQRKTRAIAKLIVSTAFVSLSSYAAYVLIASPSAKEQTAEHANPHQNVAKTQSSVTASVPKVEVAPAPKEQFDYPKILAIEKITGEESNYDIPAATPHQLRCGAFKNKDDANKLAAKLNKITKVRVTPQGSWHVVTSPFLQNKRTAENLKNKIRKTVNVYDCVLRKQ
- a CDS encoding DUF1294 domain-containing protein, which gives rise to MRHKGKLTQWNDDKGFGFITPMIKGPQVFVHIKDFEHRGTRPVVGQVITYQLSKDKQNRPCAIKATLSGQKLKTKSAQKQNTVALLFASSFMVAIIGLVAVQWLPWRIGAAYAVLSVITFWLYAFDKHKAQKGYWRTSERSLHLFALVGGWPGAVFAQQKLRHKSKKLSFRVELILMVLLNIAGLYWLYDNHWQVLGFQF